In Nonomuraea sp. NBC_00507, the following are encoded in one genomic region:
- a CDS encoding SCO3242 family prenyltransferase — MNDGARALLELVRAPAAVSVPGDTMAGAAAAGVRWAPGLGVASTLLYWSGMALNDWADREADALDRPERPIPSGRVAEGRALAMAAGLTGAGLAVAALSGGRRALATAGLLAGAVWAYDLRLKHTAAGPAAMATCRALDVLLGAAGRSGAAGTGARGWASALPVALAVGAHTYGISILGRAEVKGATPATVRGALATTAAATGLAAAACLPALRTKAMGPRRGEVPDRVTAVALSGEQATAADRMTAVALSGEHATAADRVTAVALLAGYAALTATAVARLRVTPGPDQVRQAVRLGILALLPLQATAVASRGRRKQAGALLAAHPVGRWLSARMATS, encoded by the coding sequence GTGAACGACGGCGCGCGGGCACTGCTGGAGCTCGTCAGAGCACCCGCCGCCGTGTCGGTGCCCGGCGACACCATGGCGGGTGCGGCCGCCGCCGGGGTTCGGTGGGCTCCCGGCTTGGGCGTGGCCTCGACCCTGCTGTACTGGTCCGGCATGGCGCTCAACGACTGGGCGGACCGCGAGGCCGACGCGCTCGACCGCCCCGAGCGCCCCATCCCGTCCGGACGCGTGGCCGAAGGGCGGGCGCTGGCGATGGCCGCCGGGCTGACCGGAGCGGGCCTGGCCGTGGCCGCGCTGAGCGGCGGCCGTCGCGCGCTGGCAACGGCAGGCCTGCTCGCCGGCGCCGTCTGGGCCTACGACCTGAGACTCAAGCACACGGCCGCCGGTCCGGCCGCGATGGCCACCTGCCGTGCGCTGGACGTGCTCCTCGGCGCGGCCGGCCGGAGCGGTGCTGCCGGAACGGGCGCAAGAGGGTGGGCGAGCGCGCTGCCCGTCGCGCTGGCCGTGGGCGCGCACACCTACGGGATCAGCATTCTGGGACGCGCCGAGGTGAAGGGGGCGACCCCTGCCACCGTGAGAGGGGCGCTCGCCACGACCGCTGCCGCCACCGGTCTCGCCGCGGCCGCCTGCCTCCCCGCGCTGCGCACCAAGGCGATGGGACCGAGGAGGGGCGAAGTCCCGGACCGGGTGACGGCGGTCGCGTTGTCCGGGGAGCAGGCGACGGCCGCGGACCGTATGACGGCGGTCGCGTTGTCCGGGGAGCACGCGACGGCCGCGGACCGCGTGACGGCGGTCGCCTTGCTCGCGGGCTACGCGGCGCTCACCGCCACAGCCGTAGCCCGGCTGCGGGTGACACCCGGCCCGGATCAGGTCCGGCAGGCCGTACGGCTCGGCATCCTCGCCCTCCTCCCCCTGCAGGCCACCGCGGTGGCGAGCCGGGGCCGCAGGAAGCAGGCGGGAGCGCTGCTGGCCGCGCACCCCGTGGGCCGGTGGTTGTCGGCGCGGATGGCCACCTCATGA
- a CDS encoding TatD family hydrolase, translating into MRIFDPHIHMTSRTTDDYERMRDAGVRALVEPAFWLGQPRTNVGSFLDYFDGLLGWEPYRAAQYGIRHHCALALNPKEANDPRCAEVLTELPRYLLKDSVVAVGEVGYDSMTPAEDKAFEAQLQLAVEAELPVLVHTPHRDKAAGTRRSLDVVRAAGLAPELVVVDHLNEMTVGMVAESGCWMGFSIYPDTKMDPDRMVAILRAYGTDRVLVNSAADWGKSDPLKTREVAEQMLGAGFTDDDVDQVLWRNPVAFYGQSGKLSDAVTEAPDYAGNTIKRGG; encoded by the coding sequence ATGCGAATCTTCGACCCCCACATCCACATGACCTCACGCACCACCGACGACTACGAGCGGATGCGCGACGCCGGCGTGCGGGCGCTGGTCGAGCCCGCCTTCTGGCTGGGGCAGCCGCGGACGAACGTGGGCAGCTTCCTCGACTACTTCGACGGGCTGCTCGGCTGGGAGCCGTACCGGGCGGCGCAGTACGGCATCCGCCACCACTGTGCCCTGGCGCTCAACCCGAAGGAGGCCAACGATCCGCGCTGCGCCGAGGTGCTCACCGAGCTCCCCCGCTACCTGCTGAAGGACTCGGTCGTCGCGGTCGGCGAGGTCGGCTACGACTCGATGACCCCGGCGGAGGACAAAGCCTTCGAGGCGCAACTGCAGCTCGCGGTCGAGGCGGAGCTGCCGGTGCTGGTGCACACCCCGCACCGTGACAAGGCCGCGGGCACCCGCCGCTCCCTCGACGTCGTCCGCGCGGCCGGCCTGGCCCCCGAGTTGGTCGTCGTCGATCATCTCAACGAGATGACCGTCGGTATGGTCGCCGAGTCCGGTTGCTGGATGGGTTTCTCGATATATCCAGATACGAAGATGGATCCCGATCGGATGGTGGCGATCCTCCGCGCGTACGGCACCGACCGCGTGCTGGTGAACTCCGCTGCCGACTGGGGCAAGAGCGACCCGCTCAAGACCCGCGAGGTCGCCGAGCAGATGCTCGGGGCCGGGTTCACCGACGACGACGTGGACCAGGTGCTGTGGCGCAACCCGGTCGCCTTCTACGGCCAGAGCGGCAAACTCTCCGACGCGGTCACCGAGGCCCCCGACTACGCCGGCAACACGATCAAGCGGGGCGGCTGA
- a CDS encoding sugar phosphate isomerase/epimerase family protein, producing MKWAYCTNGFGDHRLPEALEVLAGLGYRGAAITLDHGHLDPYAPGLAAEVAATGKLLASLGLEAVVETGGRYTLDPWRKHHPTLLSDGAERRIDFLTRAMSVAVDLGAPIVHLWSGALPDVPVDEAWERLVRGCATLLDAADRQGVMLAFEPEPGMFIDTLDAYERLRALLDGHPRFGLTLDIGHCHCVEPMTVAECVRRALPYLVHVQIEDMRRGVHEHLEFGTGTVDFPAALDALGGYDGLVAVELARHGHAAPDVARRSIEFLRRTHERLDGASRTGHRTAP from the coding sequence ATGAAGTGGGCCTACTGCACGAACGGGTTCGGCGACCATCGTCTCCCGGAGGCGCTCGAGGTGTTGGCCGGCCTCGGCTACCGGGGCGCGGCGATCACGCTGGACCACGGCCATCTCGACCCCTACGCTCCGGGCCTGGCCGCGGAGGTGGCCGCGACGGGCAAACTGCTGGCGAGCCTCGGCCTGGAAGCCGTCGTCGAAACAGGTGGCCGCTACACGCTGGACCCGTGGCGCAAGCACCACCCCACGCTGCTCAGCGACGGCGCCGAGCGCAGGATCGACTTCCTGACCCGGGCCATGAGCGTGGCAGTGGACCTCGGGGCGCCGATCGTTCATCTGTGGAGCGGCGCCCTGCCGGACGTCCCGGTGGACGAGGCGTGGGAGCGGCTCGTCCGCGGGTGCGCGACGCTGCTCGACGCGGCCGACCGGCAGGGCGTCATGCTGGCGTTCGAACCGGAGCCCGGCATGTTCATCGACACCCTCGACGCCTACGAAAGGCTGCGCGCCCTGCTGGACGGGCACCCCAGGTTCGGGCTCACCCTGGATATCGGCCACTGCCACTGCGTGGAGCCCATGACGGTGGCGGAGTGCGTGCGGCGGGCGCTGCCGTACCTCGTGCACGTCCAGATCGAGGACATGCGCCGAGGCGTCCACGAGCACCTGGAGTTCGGGACGGGCACGGTCGACTTCCCCGCGGCGCTGGACGCGCTCGGCGGCTACGACGGGCTGGTCGCGGTCGAGCTCGCCCGGCACGGCCACGCCGCGCCGGACGTGGCCCGCCGATCGATTGAGTTTCTCCGGAGGACACATGAGCGACTGGACGGCGCAAGCCGTACAGGACATCGAACAGCACCCTGA
- a CDS encoding inositol-3-phosphate synthase translates to MAGVGVWLIGARGSVATTVVTGAAAIKAGLTTAQGCVTETTDFSPGDATGLPAIGDLVFGGHDIVETSLRKRAERLSEAGVLPVSFPTLLARDLDETDAEIRPGNAPIDRLIEDLVGFRERHGLDRVVVVNVSSTEPPVAWHPGFGRLESLDLDLLPPSSRYAYAAFSAGCGYVEFTPSTGPALPALDELAVARGVPYAGRDGKTGETLVKSALAPMFAGRALRVRSWSGLNLLGGGDGATLADPAARSSKEISKGRAVAGVLGQEVDGQTHIDFVPDFGEWKTAWDHVSFEGFLGVRMALQFTWQGCDSALAAPLVLDLARLVARAHEKGRTGLLPDLAYFFKDPLGSDEHRLPAQYERLRAFARDLA, encoded by the coding sequence GTGGCTGGGGTCGGCGTATGGCTCATCGGCGCCCGCGGTTCGGTGGCGACCACTGTCGTCACCGGGGCCGCCGCCATCAAGGCAGGTCTGACTACCGCGCAAGGGTGCGTCACCGAGACGACGGACTTCTCTCCAGGCGACGCGACCGGCCTGCCCGCGATCGGTGACCTCGTGTTCGGCGGCCATGACATCGTCGAGACCTCGTTACGCAAGCGCGCCGAACGGCTCAGCGAGGCCGGTGTGCTTCCCGTCTCCTTCCCCACCCTGCTGGCGCGCGATCTCGACGAGACGGACGCGGAGATCAGGCCGGGCAACGCTCCGATCGACCGGCTGATCGAGGATCTGGTGGGGTTCCGCGAGCGGCACGGCCTGGACCGGGTGGTGGTCGTCAACGTCTCCTCGACGGAGCCGCCCGTCGCCTGGCACCCCGGCTTCGGGCGCCTGGAGTCGCTGGATCTCGACCTGTTGCCGCCCAGCTCGCGCTACGCGTACGCGGCTTTCAGCGCCGGTTGCGGCTATGTCGAATTCACCCCGTCCACCGGACCGGCCCTCCCGGCCCTCGACGAGCTGGCCGTCGCGCGGGGCGTGCCGTACGCCGGCCGTGACGGCAAAACCGGCGAGACCCTCGTCAAGAGCGCGCTGGCGCCGATGTTCGCCGGGCGGGCGCTGCGGGTGCGGTCCTGGTCGGGTCTCAACCTGCTGGGCGGCGGCGACGGCGCCACGCTCGCCGACCCGGCCGCCAGGTCCAGCAAGGAGATCTCCAAGGGCCGGGCCGTGGCGGGCGTCCTGGGTCAGGAGGTCGACGGCCAGACCCACATCGACTTCGTCCCCGACTTCGGCGAGTGGAAGACGGCGTGGGACCACGTCTCTTTCGAGGGGTTCCTCGGGGTGCGGATGGCCTTGCAGTTCACCTGGCAGGGCTGCGACTCCGCGCTGGCGGCACCGCTCGTGCTGGACCTGGCGCGGCTGGTCGCCCGCGCGCACGAGAAGGGGCGCACCGGCCTCCTGCCGGACCTGGCCTACTTCTTCAAGGACCCCTTGGGCAGCGACGAACACCGGTTACCCGCCCAGTACGAACGTTTGCGCGCCTTCGCCCGGGACCTGGCGTGA
- the eboE gene encoding metabolite traffic protein EboE, with the protein MRFRHPDGSTVHLAYCTNVHPAETLPGVHDQLAGACSRVRSLLGVDRLGLGLWLSRDVASTLLADPSELVRLRAALERLGLEVVTLNGFPYRGFQQEVVKYRVYEPDWASPSRLRYTLDLAEILAQLLPADVAEGTISTLPLAWRTDWTPTKAEAVSRNIATLCDELHALSSRSGKTIRVGFEPEPGCIVETTPQATALLPHLDLLGLCLDACHAAVGFEDPPDLTLPVVKLQASCALEAAPYTQSALAAYDEHRFLHQTRSASGFTDDLGEAMGGALPPGETWRVHFHMPLHAELPPPLTTTAPYLRGLLRTLLGGDTALTRHVEVETYTWTVMPGGPSDAAEGIAAELDWTRGRLAELGLKEL; encoded by the coding sequence ATGCGCTTCCGCCACCCGGACGGCTCGACCGTCCACCTCGCCTACTGCACCAACGTCCACCCCGCCGAGACCCTGCCCGGCGTTCACGACCAGCTCGCCGGCGCGTGCTCCCGAGTCCGCTCGCTGCTCGGCGTGGACCGCCTCGGGCTGGGGTTGTGGCTGTCGCGCGACGTCGCGTCGACGCTGCTCGCCGACCCCTCCGAGCTGGTACGGCTGCGCGCCGCCCTCGAGCGGCTCGGTCTCGAGGTCGTGACGCTCAACGGTTTCCCCTACCGGGGCTTCCAGCAGGAGGTCGTGAAATATCGGGTGTACGAGCCCGACTGGGCGTCGCCGTCACGGTTGCGGTACACGCTCGACCTGGCGGAGATCCTTGCCCAGCTGCTGCCGGCCGACGTCGCGGAGGGCACGATCTCGACCCTCCCCCTGGCGTGGCGTACGGACTGGACCCCCACCAAGGCGGAGGCCGTTTCCCGAAATATCGCGACCCTGTGTGATGAGCTGCACGCGCTCTCCTCGCGCTCCGGCAAGACCATCCGGGTCGGCTTCGAACCGGAGCCCGGCTGCATCGTGGAGACCACCCCGCAGGCCACCGCCCTCCTGCCGCACCTGGACCTGCTCGGCCTCTGCCTGGATGCCTGCCACGCGGCGGTCGGCTTCGAAGACCCTCCCGACCTCACCCTCCCGGTCGTCAAGCTGCAGGCCTCCTGCGCGTTGGAGGCCGCGCCGTACACGCAGAGCGCGCTCGCCGCCTACGACGAGCATCGTTTCCTCCACCAGACCCGCTCGGCCTCGGGCTTCACCGACGACCTGGGCGAGGCGATGGGCGGGGCGCTGCCCCCGGGCGAGACGTGGCGCGTCCACTTCCACATGCCGCTGCACGCCGAGCTCCCGCCGCCGCTGACGACCACGGCTCCCTATCTGCGCGGGCTGCTGCGTACTCTCCTCGGGGGTGACACCGCGCTCACGCGGCACGTCGAGGTCGAGACGTACACCTGGACGGTCATGCCGGGAGGCCCGTCCGACGCGGCCGAGGGCATCGCGGCCGAACTCGACTGGACGCGCGGCCGGCTGGCCGAGCTCGGCCTGAAGGAGCTGTGA
- a CDS encoding EboA domain-containing protein: protein MSDWTAQAVQDIEQHPEAIYRLFPQAERRGGAQARARLLAGADARTVAELYRRGDAGERLAILRALPGLELGFDALPLVEDALRTNDARLVEAALASSRWLDDHAFRQAVLKCVFMSIPLASISELDRRYDAELARMLADYAAERQAAGRQVPQDVLERL, encoded by the coding sequence ATGAGCGACTGGACGGCGCAAGCCGTACAGGACATCGAACAGCACCCTGAGGCGATATACCGGCTCTTCCCGCAGGCCGAACGGCGAGGCGGCGCGCAGGCACGGGCGCGGCTGCTGGCCGGTGCGGACGCGCGCACAGTCGCGGAGCTGTATCGGCGCGGGGATGCGGGCGAACGGCTCGCGATCCTGCGCGCGCTGCCCGGGCTGGAGCTCGGCTTCGACGCGTTGCCGCTAGTGGAGGACGCGTTGCGGACCAACGACGCGCGGCTGGTGGAGGCGGCGCTCGCCTCGTCGCGGTGGCTGGATGATCACGCCTTCCGGCAGGCCGTGCTCAAGTGCGTGTTCATGTCGATCCCGCTGGCCTCGATATCCGAGCTCGACCGGCGCTACGACGCCGAGCTCGCCAGGATGCTCGCCGACTACGCGGCCGAACGGCAGGCGGCCGGACGACAGGTGCCCCAGGACGTGCTCGAAAGGCTCTGA